Within Gemmatimonadaceae bacterium, the genomic segment GACATCATCGTGCTCGCGCCAAAGCGCGTTCACCCTCGATTCGAATTCAATCACGCTGTCGATCAACGACCGGCTCCCGGCGGCCCAATCCATCCGGCACACGATCCGACTACGCGGAAACGCATGTGGCGCGTTCCCGCTCGCCAGGCGCTCGAACACCTCCAGCATGCGATCGATGTCGAAGTGTCCATCTCGGAGGTACGTGTCTGCGGTGCTCCGCACTTCGAGCTGCCCTCGCTGTGTCGCTCCGCCTGCGTCGATTCCAGACAGCGCCAGACGCTGCAGATGATCACGCGCGTGATCCGCGCCGACGACATGGATGGCCTTGTCGCCAATTGCAAATCCCTCGTTGATAAACGGCAGCAAGACGCGGTACTCCTCGTCCTCGTCGTTGAAAAACGCGCAGATATGTCGGGCGTCGTGCACCATGGAGCCTGCCAGGGACATCGGTCTTACTGGTGCTGTCATGGTGACCTTTCAGTGCGAGTCGTCGTCGTTGTGCATACTCCCACAGCAT encodes:
- a CDS encoding MEDS domain-containing protein, producing the protein MSLAGSMVHDARHICAFFNDEDEEYRVLLPFINEGFAIGDKAIHVVGADHARDHLQRLALSGIDAGGATQRGQLEVRSTADTYLRDGHFDIDRMLEVFERLASGNAPHAFPRSRIVCRMDWAAGSRSLIDSVIEFESRVNALWREHDDV